The DNA window GCGGCGCTATCCGGCGACCTCGATCGCGATCCGGGTCGTTAAATGATTGTTTTGACAGTACACTGCCGGTTCTGTGTGAACACAACAAGATGCCGATAATGCCACTTATTCCGCTCACTTTTCTGTTTGGTTTGCTGTGCCTGGGGCTGTTGTACCGTCTGGGACGACCGCGGCCGCAGCTTTGGGTTTTCCAGCTATTGCTGCTGTTATGTGCCTGGCAAAGTCTGCTGGTGGGTGTCCGCTACGGCTATGGCGTGACGCAACTTAACCGGTTGCAACCGTTCGGCGCGGTGGCGATCCCTGCGTTGACCTATCTGGCCTTTCTGGTCAGTACCCAGGGTCGGCTTCGTTGGCGTGAGCTTGGGCACCTGACGCCGCTGGGCCTGACGCTGTTAGCCAGTCTGGTCGCGCCTTTTTGGCTGGATACCTTGATTGTTAGCGTTTATCTGGGTTACGGCCTGGCACTGCTGTACGCGTTGCGGCGCGGTGAGAACGGCTTACAGCAGGTGGCGCTGGCGGAAAGTTGGCTCAGTTACCGGTTGTGGCGCGGTCTGGGCATGCTGTTAATAGCCATCGCGTTGGCCGAACTGGTGATTGCACTCGATTTCTCACTGTTCGATGGCCGGCACGCAGCTGTGCTGGCGACCCTCGTTAACTTGCTGGTGGCCTTGAGCCTTTATCTGGTGCTGTCCCGTAGCCGTCCACTGGACAACCCGGTGGAGCCGCTGCCGGAGCCGACGCCGGAGGCCACCGAGGACGAAGAGCAACTGGCCGAGTGGTTTGACCGGGTACAACAGCGGCTGCGGCAGGATGATCTTTATCTGGAGCCTGAGCTGAACCTGGCCCGATTGGCGCGCAAAGTGGGCTTGCCGGCGCGTCGGGTGTCACAAGCCATCAATCGGCATGCGGGCATGAATGTGTCGCAATATGTGAATCAGCTGCGTGTCCACCAGGCGGCGCAATGGCTGCTTGCCAGTGATGATCCGGTGACCGATATCATGCAGGCGGCAGGCTTTACCACCAAGTCGAACTTTAACCGCGAATTTTTGCGTATTTATAGTGTTAATCCGAGCGAATGGCGCAGGCAACAAACGCGTAGTTAAATAATAATTCGTTATAACTCTCACATTTATCATCGGATCCCATCGGGGTATGCTGAGCACTGTTGCTTACCCCGTTCGATGCGAGCCACCTTCGATGACCGCAATCAGTTCCAAAGAAAACCATCTCCAACTGAATAAACGTATTTTGTCGGTCGTGATGTTCACCTTCGTTTGTTACCTGACCATCGGCCTGCCGTTGGCGGTGCTGCCTGGGTTTGTGCATAACGATCTGGGCTACAACTCGGTACTGGCCGGTTTGATTATCAGCGCCCAGTATTTCGCTACCTTG is part of the Serratia quinivorans genome and encodes:
- a CDS encoding transcriptional activator RhaS, which gives rise to MPLIPLTFLFGLLCLGLLYRLGRPRPQLWVFQLLLLLCAWQSLLVGVRYGYGVTQLNRLQPFGAVAIPALTYLAFLVSTQGRLRWRELGHLTPLGLTLLASLVAPFWLDTLIVSVYLGYGLALLYALRRGENGLQQVALAESWLSYRLWRGLGMLLIAIALAELVIALDFSLFDGRHAAVLATLVNLLVALSLYLVLSRSRPLDNPVEPLPEPTPEATEDEEQLAEWFDRVQQRLRQDDLYLEPELNLARLARKVGLPARRVSQAINRHAGMNVSQYVNQLRVHQAAQWLLASDDPVTDIMQAAGFTTKSNFNREFLRIYSVNPSEWRRQQTRS